A single region of the Prochlorococcus marinus str. MIT 0917 genome encodes:
- a CDS encoding tetratricopeptide repeat protein, with protein MTEERKNQKKAGFEVKTFPVPFELGERKKNISINFNTPSKPSSERIIKQAIDFHLKGNINEAVKSYQYCINQGFITDSVFSNYAMILKDQGQLEEAEILTIKAIKINPDIANHHLLLGSILQDQGKSKEAEIATKKAIAIEPNFANAHYNLGTIFKDLGNLKEAELSIRKAIEIDPDLINAYSFLGKILQEIEEIAS; from the coding sequence TTGACTGAGGAACGAAAAAATCAAAAGAAAGCAGGGTTTGAAGTGAAAACATTCCCAGTTCCTTTTGAACTGGGAGAAAGAAAAAAAAATATTTCCATTAATTTCAATACTCCTTCTAAACCTTCTTCAGAAAGAATAATTAAACAAGCAATAGATTTTCATTTAAAAGGAAATATTAACGAAGCGGTAAAATCATACCAATATTGTATTAATCAAGGTTTTATTACTGATAGTGTTTTTTCTAATTATGCAATGATTTTAAAAGATCAAGGTCAACTAGAAGAAGCAGAGATATTGACAATTAAAGCTATTAAAATCAATCCTGATATAGCAAATCATCATTTACTACTAGGAAGCATATTGCAAGATCAAGGCAAATCAAAAGAAGCTGAGATAGCTACAAAAAAGGCAATAGCAATTGAACCCAATTTTGCTAATGCTCATTACAATCTAGGAACTATTTTTAAAGATCTTGGTAACTTAAAAGAGGCAGAATTATCTATTCGCAAAGCTATTGAAATTGATCCTGACCTCATAAATGCTTATTCTTTTCTTGGGAAGATTTTACAAGAAATTGAGGAAATAGCTTCATGA